Proteins from a single region of Primulina tabacum isolate GXHZ01 chromosome 5, ASM2559414v2, whole genome shotgun sequence:
- the LOC142546878 gene encoding uncharacterized protein LOC142546878, giving the protein MGDENLIGENLMDLDLNQEPVDPPVGSVERFGFLLNELETAHGRIEQRIRQLEAVTARARQRQRWRQARNNTETGHSSGELMVDLNGERLVLDGSGLERTIGRGEGYKRDSSHLVAKALEMNLEVKKVDKEGGSFYDCNICLDLAKEPVLTCCGHLFCWVCFYQVSYIDSTSKECPVCKGEVSDSTVIPIYGNDSSEHVSELESGLKIPPRPRARRVESVRQQRLTRGMSNLPVSEALRRIRISLGAMGDQAHGQVAGVVPIIDSGSQEAQNAEAAGSRRERIQQVSRVLTESAASLSSLSSALSNAERLVEDLETVINNRFLRSDSRISSIAVGNPFTRNVPVVQSEHHPPDSNGEINSTLPVPSSEVSGSLVHTMLRRSGDELGLQVPPSSSSSPYFSRRRSIMARLNDLDSRDLRETRRRRLN; this is encoded by the coding sequence ATGGGCGATGAAAATTTGATTGGTGAGAATTTGATGGATCTTGATTTGAATCAAGAACCTGTGGACCCACCGGTGGGTTCGGTTGAAAGATTTGGTTTCTTGTTGAATGAGTTGGAAACTGCACATGGTAGGATAGAGCAGAGGATTCGACAGCTCGAGGCTGTCACTGCTCGAGCAAGGCAACGCCAGAGGTGGCGACAAGCTCGAAATAACACGGAAACTGGTCATTCTTCGGGTGAATTAATGGTTGATTTGAATGGTGAGAGACTTGTTCTTGATGGAAGTGGTCTAGAAAGGACGATTGGGAGAGGTGAAGGTTATAAAAGAGATAGTTCTCATTTGGTGGCGAAGGCATTGGAGATGAATTTGGAGGTCAAGAAGGTTGACAAGGAAGGTGGGAGCTTTTACGATTGTAATATATGCCTGGATCTAGCTAAGGAGCCTGTCTTAACTTGTTGTGGTCACTTGTTTTGTTGGGTGTGTTTTTATCAGGTATCATATATTGATTCAACTTCGAAGGAATGCCCTGTTTGTAAGGGAGAGGTATCGGATAGCACGGTAATTCCAATTTATGGAAATGATAGTAGCGAGCATGTATCTGAGTTGGAATCTGGCTTGAAGATACCTCCAAGACCTAGAGCTCGTAGAGTTGAGAGTGTTAGGCAACAACGGCTAACTCGTGGTATGTCCAATCTTCCTGTTTCAGAAGCATTGAGGCGTATTAGGATTAGTCTTGGTGCTATGGGCGATCAGGCTCACGGGCAGGTTGCTGGTGTGGTTCCCATTATTGACTCAGGTTCTCAGGAGGCGCAAAATGCCGAAGCAGCTGGAAGCCGGCGTGAGAGGATCCAGCAAGTTTCAAGAGTATTAACAGAAAGTGCTGCATCTCTTTCTTCCCTTTCATCTGCTTTGAGTAACGCGGAAAGGTTGGTTGAAGACTTGGAGACTGTTATTAACAACCGGTTTCTACGAAGTGACTCACGAATATCATCAATTGCTGTTGGAAATCCATTTACTAGGAATGTTCCTGTGGTGCAGTCTGAACATCATCCTCCGGATTCAAATGGAGAGATCAACTCTACTTTACCTGTTCCATCCTCTGAAGTTTCTGGTTCTCTAGTGCACACCATGTTGCGGAGAAGTGGTGATGAGCTTGGTCTGCAGGTGCCCCCATCGTCATCTTCTTCTCCTTATTTTTCCCGAAGAAGAAGCATTATGGCACGGCTTAACGACCTTGATAGTCGCGATCTGCGCGAGACTAGAAGGAGAAGGTTGAACTGA